From the genome of Vicia villosa cultivar HV-30 ecotype Madison, WI linkage group LG2, Vvil1.0, whole genome shotgun sequence, one region includes:
- the LOC131654032 gene encoding B3 domain-containing protein REM23-like isoform X1, translated as MVFNTKYSGKNVMVMFGFKKNWIDFAKCLKYGDILTFKHTGGAYFKVKIFGRNSLEINYSNIKCLDEVVDLSDDESEEHTQTQKRKIGKRKVADLNSSRNKGVIKKAKKCSNIANINDGRVNKESPYFEVTLTPTYVNYYSMRIPNVFSRKYLKEMEEIAILKVGEDMTMKVGIRFDTNAKGMVFQNGWKNFSQKYNLQIGDICKFVMTQSKPLLFSIAITRAKIESKPKKFQGFSFFLTLFFLANIFWFFLWPPPYGVTPSENPKIPLLRK; from the exons ATGGTGTTCAACACAAAATATTCTGGGAAGAACGTGATGGTGATGTTTGGtttcaaaaaaaattggataGATTTTGCAAAGTGTTTAAAATATGGAGATATCTTAACTTTTAAACATACTGGTGGAGCATACTTCAAAGTAAAGATATTTGGTAGAAATTCtttagaaataaattattcaaatatcaAATGTTTAGATGAAGTTGTTGATTTAAGTGATGATGAGAGTGAAGAACACACACAAACTCAAAAGAGAAAAATTGGCAAAAGAAAAGTTGCAGATTTGAATTCAA gTAGAAACAAAGGTGTGATTAAGAAGGCCAAAAAATGTTCAAACATAGCAAATATTAATGATGGGAGAGTTAATAAGGAGAGTCCATATTTTGAAGTTACATTGACACCAACTTATGTCAATTATTATAGTATG AGGATACCAAATGTGTtttcaagaaaatatttgaaagaGATGGAAGAAATTGCAATCTTGAAAGTTGGGGAGGACATGACTATGAAAGTGGGGATCAGGTTTGATACTAACGCCAAAGGAATGGTTTTTCAAAATGGTTGGAAGAATTTTTCACAAAAATATAATTTACAAATCGGTGATATTTGTAAATTTGTGATGACACAATCCAAACCACTTTTATTTTCTATTGCTATTACTAGAGCCAAAATTGAATCAAAACCTAAGAAGTTCCAaggtttttctttctttcttactTTGTTTTTCTTGGCTAATatattttggttttttctttggccacctccctatggggtcacccccagcgaaaatcccaaaatacccctgcttcggaaatga
- the LOC131654032 gene encoding uncharacterized protein LOC131654032 isoform X3, translated as MVFNTKYSGKNVMVMFGFKKNWIDFAKCLKYGDILTFKHTGGAYFKVKIFGRNSLEINYSNIKCLDEVVDLSDDESEEHTQTQKRKIGKRKVADLNSSRNKGVIKKAKKCSNIANINDGRVNKESPYFEVTLTPTYVNYYSMRIPNVFSRKYLKEMEEIAILKVGEDMTMKVGIRCLIWWWNNSKKKKHWRKF; from the exons ATGGTGTTCAACACAAAATATTCTGGGAAGAACGTGATGGTGATGTTTGGtttcaaaaaaaattggataGATTTTGCAAAGTGTTTAAAATATGGAGATATCTTAACTTTTAAACATACTGGTGGAGCATACTTCAAAGTAAAGATATTTGGTAGAAATTCtttagaaataaattattcaaatatcaAATGTTTAGATGAAGTTGTTGATTTAAGTGATGATGAGAGTGAAGAACACACACAAACTCAAAAGAGAAAAATTGGCAAAAGAAAAGTTGCAGATTTGAATTCAA gTAGAAACAAAGGTGTGATTAAGAAGGCCAAAAAATGTTCAAACATAGCAAATATTAATGATGGGAGAGTTAATAAGGAGAGTCCATATTTTGAAGTTACATTGACACCAACTTATGTCAATTATTATAGTATG AGGATACCAAATGTGTtttcaagaaaatatttgaaagaGATGGAAGAAATTGCAATCTTGAAAGTTGGGGAGGACATGACTATGAAAGTGGGGATCAG